The following are from one region of the Ignavibacteriales bacterium genome:
- a CDS encoding CBS domain-containing protein, producing the protein MTNKRVRHLPVMENNKLIGILSIGDVVKAIIDEKEFVIEQLVNYIKGTPPIEAK; encoded by the coding sequence ATGACTAATAAGAGAGTTCGCCATTTACCCGTTATGGAGAATAACAAGTTGATTGGAATTCTTTCAATTGGCGATGTAGTGAAAGCAATTATTGATGAAAAAGAATTCGTAATTGAACAGCTTGTAAATTATATAAAAGGAACACCGCCGATTGAAGCAAAATAA
- a CDS encoding T9SS type A sorting domain-containing protein encodes MMLNNNDQLFSQSDNQNLTKKKNNIKRENLFSEKKKVIKGFVKNDSPNKFVEYKRSLMTRSGETKPGYRPNYIYEEVAKSIQQKKLTKATNVLSWIDRGPGNVSGRTRGLIVDVSDPSGNTWFAGSVGGGIWKTTDKGFHWENKTVDLPNLGTTVLIQSPSNPDIIFCGTGEGFYNADAVNGSGIFKSTDHGNSWNQLLSTANFDFYCVNRMAIDPTNPDVVLACTNEGPNGSVNPPSIYRSTDGGATWTRVYQSTSRVQDLKADPNNFLILYAAIYGKGVVKSTDGGLTWQNSSEGLKVGGRVEIAVSPTDPNYIYASAESADSSALFISTDAAQNWQTVYVKDGTSKDWLNGQGWYDNTIAVHPYKKGVVFFAGIDVWKAEVAPSQTALGITSVDQENLASFISFTNWIGCFNNTGVGIGKDFFNSSQFDSSGFQLTQSDYVSVEVRFGIGVSQKAHRFVVAANGGYEYKDFVVVPFQVWDITNNKQLMVSFRDNLNDGKFDLKSANQSKEYIAIHSILYNADAADPQVALTNGIIYKNIYAIHPYKPFGTVWNPDNLPTSTLRINYGTTLLPPLADFFNVTDGYGYYQKPYVHVDHHNLVMIPKDAPTQSFWILNGNDGGVALSTNGGTTWREALSGGYNTTQFYGADKKPSASEYIGGTQDNGTYQSPANVNADKSTAYRLVIGGDGFDAIWNYNNSNLLVGSSQYNNIRRSSDGGHNWTVATNGLGVAGSDSGCFISKIANSNTDPDIIYTTGASGVWRSENFGQNWFKCGVKQSDWAFNGLSTPIAISITDPGIIWAGTFYSKESSNLVLSKDGGIVFNLVSPYSGVTLGNIAGIDTHPTDANTAYLTFGIADAPKILRTTNLGQSWQDITGFGSGSVSTNGFPNVVTYCVVVMPFNTNIIWAGTEIGLFESTDNGISWHYTNNGLPAVCIWDMKIVDDQVILATHGRGIFSVTLNELNGYKPPVVTLSPLLVNTVEDLNGVLNCAVKLRSVYDSTLVFINGTKKIKILNTSVADTVVKFPGLLPGIISVQIASYKNEKPYHTFKKYVMIYDYKQPVVSYVNDFNSNSQDFFGNDFNITTLPGFQSSAIHSLHPYNTQVDYYYTLLVPITVANSNAFIEYDDIAIVEPGETGSVFGETQFYDYVVIEGSKDGLDWLPIEDGYDCRFNPNWQNIWNSNLTPNSSNFVHHKINLLNKFNGGDKILIRLRMFSDPYIVGWGWAMDNLSIQAGAVGVENENTIPTQFSLSQNYPNPFNPSTKIKYTVPSSLSFVTLKVFDVLGKEVATLVNKEIPLGGTAGNFEVEFNASKYNLSSGFYFYVLKSDGIKISKKMCLLK; translated from the coding sequence ATGATGCTTAATAATAATGATCAACTTTTTTCGCAATCTGATAATCAAAATTTGACTAAAAAGAAAAACAATATTAAAAGAGAAAATTTATTTTCTGAGAAGAAGAAGGTGATAAAAGGTTTTGTGAAAAACGATTCACCAAATAAGTTTGTAGAATATAAAAGATCCTTGATGACAAGAAGCGGTGAAACTAAACCTGGTTACCGCCCTAATTATATTTATGAGGAAGTTGCTAAATCGATACAACAAAAAAAACTTACCAAAGCCACCAATGTTCTCAGTTGGATTGATAGAGGTCCCGGAAATGTAAGCGGTAGAACAAGAGGTTTGATTGTAGATGTATCAGATCCTTCCGGTAATACCTGGTTCGCAGGATCAGTTGGCGGTGGAATTTGGAAAACTACCGATAAAGGTTTTCATTGGGAAAATAAAACTGTAGATTTACCCAACCTTGGAACAACTGTTTTAATTCAATCCCCATCTAATCCCGATATAATTTTCTGCGGAACTGGCGAAGGTTTTTACAATGCCGACGCAGTAAATGGAAGTGGAATTTTTAAATCTACAGATCATGGAAATAGTTGGAATCAACTTTTATCTACTGCAAACTTTGATTTTTATTGTGTTAATAGAATGGCAATCGATCCTACAAATCCTGATGTTGTTTTGGCATGCACTAATGAAGGTCCGAATGGTTCTGTAAATCCACCAAGTATTTACAGATCAACGGATGGCGGGGCAACTTGGACACGAGTGTATCAATCTACATCAAGAGTGCAGGATTTAAAAGCAGATCCGAATAATTTTTTAATTTTGTATGCAGCAATTTATGGTAAAGGAGTAGTTAAATCCACTGATGGAGGATTAACATGGCAAAATTCCAGTGAAGGTTTAAAAGTTGGAGGCAGAGTAGAAATTGCAGTTTCACCTACCGATCCAAACTACATTTATGCAAGCGCAGAATCAGCTGATTCATCTGCATTATTCATTTCAACTGACGCTGCACAGAATTGGCAAACTGTTTATGTTAAAGATGGCACTAGTAAAGATTGGCTAAATGGGCAAGGTTGGTATGATAACACAATTGCTGTGCATCCTTATAAAAAAGGTGTAGTGTTTTTTGCCGGCATTGATGTTTGGAAGGCTGAGGTAGCCCCTTCTCAAACGGCTTTGGGTATTACTAGTGTTGATCAGGAAAACTTAGCTTCATTTATATCTTTTACTAACTGGATAGGATGCTTTAATAATACAGGTGTTGGAATTGGTAAAGATTTTTTCAATTCCAGTCAATTCGATTCAAGCGGATTCCAATTAACTCAAAGCGATTATGTTTCCGTTGAAGTGAGATTTGGAATTGGAGTTTCTCAAAAAGCTCATCGATTTGTGGTTGCAGCAAATGGTGGTTATGAATATAAAGACTTTGTAGTCGTTCCTTTTCAGGTTTGGGATATAACTAATAATAAACAATTAATGGTTTCTTTTAGAGATAATCTAAACGATGGCAAGTTTGACTTAAAATCAGCAAATCAATCCAAGGAATATATTGCTATACATTCTATACTATACAATGCCGATGCTGCAGATCCGCAAGTTGCTTTAACTAACGGAATAATATATAAAAATATTTATGCTATTCATCCATATAAACCATTTGGTACTGTTTGGAATCCAGATAATTTACCAACCTCTACTTTAAGAATTAATTATGGTACTACTCTATTACCGCCTTTGGCAGATTTCTTTAATGTAACAGATGGTTATGGATATTACCAAAAACCATATGTTCATGTCGATCATCATAATCTGGTTATGATTCCAAAGGATGCCCCAACACAAAGTTTTTGGATTTTAAATGGAAATGATGGTGGAGTTGCATTATCAACAAATGGTGGCACTACCTGGCGCGAAGCGCTTTCTGGTGGTTATAATACTACACAATTTTACGGTGCTGATAAAAAACCTTCAGCAAGTGAATACATCGGTGGAACACAGGATAATGGCACCTACCAATCACCTGCTAATGTAAATGCAGACAAATCAACTGCGTATAGATTAGTTATTGGAGGTGATGGTTTTGATGCAATTTGGAATTATAATAATTCTAATTTGCTCGTAGGTTCTTCTCAATACAATAATATTCGACGCAGTTCAGATGGTGGACATAATTGGACTGTTGCAACTAATGGATTAGGTGTTGCTGGATCAGACTCGGGATGTTTTATTTCTAAAATTGCAAATTCCAATACTGATCCCGATATAATTTATACAACCGGTGCTTCTGGTGTTTGGCGATCCGAGAACTTTGGACAGAATTGGTTTAAATGCGGGGTTAAGCAAAGTGACTGGGCATTTAATGGGCTTTCAACTCCGATTGCTATTTCAATTACAGACCCAGGAATTATTTGGGCGGGAACATTTTATTCAAAGGAAAGTAGCAACCTCGTTCTTTCTAAGGATGGAGGAATAGTTTTTAATTTAGTAAGCCCATATTCCGGTGTAACATTAGGAAATATTGCTGGTATAGATACACACCCTACCGATGCAAATACTGCTTATTTAACTTTTGGTATTGCTGATGCACCCAAAATTCTAAGAACAACAAACCTTGGACAATCATGGCAAGATATTACTGGCTTTGGTTCTGGATCAGTTAGTACTAATGGATTTCCGAATGTTGTAACTTATTGTGTTGTTGTTATGCCATTTAATACAAATATAATTTGGGCTGGAACTGAAATTGGATTATTTGAATCGACTGATAATGGTATAAGCTGGCATTACACTAATAATGGATTACCTGCAGTTTGTATTTGGGATATGAAAATTGTTGATGATCAGGTTATACTTGCAACACATGGACGAGGTATTTTTTCTGTTACTCTTAATGAACTTAATGGATATAAACCACCTGTTGTTACTTTATCACCTTTGCTGGTAAATACAGTTGAAGATTTAAACGGAGTTTTAAATTGTGCGGTAAAGTTGCGGTCTGTGTATGATTCTACCCTGGTTTTTATAAATGGAACTAAAAAGATAAAAATATTGAATACATCTGTTGCGGATACTGTAGTTAAATTCCCAGGTTTACTACCCGGAATTATTTCAGTTCAGATTGCTTCTTATAAAAATGAAAAACCCTATCACACCTTTAAAAAGTATGTAATGATTTATGACTATAAACAACCGGTTGTATCGTATGTAAATGATTTTAATTCTAATTCACAGGATTTTTTCGGTAATGATTTTAACATTACGACACTACCAGGTTTTCAATCTTCAGCAATTCATAGTTTACATCCGTACAATACTCAGGTTGATTATTACTATACTTTATTGGTACCAATTACTGTAGCCAATTCAAATGCTTTTATTGAATATGACGATATTGCTATTGTTGAACCTGGAGAAACAGGATCGGTATTTGGGGAAACTCAATTTTATGATTATGTGGTAATAGAAGGCAGCAAAGATGGATTAGACTGGCTTCCCATAGAAGATGGTTACGATTGTAGATTCAATCCAAATTGGCAAAATATCTGGAATTCTAATTTAACTCCAAATTCATCGAACTTCGTTCATCATAAAATTAATCTATTAAACAAATTTAATGGAGGAGATAAAATATTAATCAGGTTAAGGATGTTCTCAGATCCATATATAGTTGGCTGGGGTTGGGCAATGGATAATTTGTCAATTCAAGCTGGTGCTGTTGGTGTAGAAAATGAGAATACAATTCCAACTCAGTTTTCTTTATCACAAAACTACCCCAACCCATTTAATCCAAGTACAAAAATTAAGTACACTGTTCCCTCGTCCCTTTCATTCGTCACTTTGAAAGTGTTTGATGTTCTTGGAAAGGAAGTAGCAACACTTGTTAACAAAGAAATCCCGCTTGGCGGGACTGCTGGAAATTTTGAAGTTGAATTTAATGCTTCGAAATATAATTTATCAAGTGGTTTCTACTTTTATGTTTTGAAATCTGATGGAATAAAAATTTCTAAAAAAATGTGCTTACTTAAATAG